Below is a genomic region from Halostella litorea.
CGGAGCGTCCGCCGGCCGGGGAACTCGAAGCGGGCGAGGACGTACGCCCCCGGGAGGCCGAGCGCGAGGCTGGCGGCGGTCGAGACGAGTGCCTGGTAGGCCGTGAAGCCGAACAGCCCGAAGTCGGGGAGGCCGGCGTCGCCGGCGGCGACCGCGCCGGCCCAGGCGGCGACGTTGCCCGCGTGCCGCGGGACGGCAAGCGGGTCGGCGGCGACGCCGGCCAGCGCGCCCACGTAGAACTCGTCGGTGAGCACGTCGGCGAGCGGCGCGACCGAGACCCGGGGCGGGACCCCCGGGACGACCGTCGCCGCCTCCGAGAGGACGATCCCCACCGGGAGGTAGAACACGAGCGCGATGGTGACGGCCGCCGCGGCGGCGACCGCGCCGACCGCGTGGCGTTCGAGCGCCGCGGCGACCCGACCTGTACGGCTCACGCTGAAAGCAGGGGCGGCCCGCGGGTTAGTTCCCGGCGATCTCCCGGGCCCACTCGCTGACCCAGCCGTCGAGGCTGCCCGACAGCGTCTCGTAGTCGAACATCACCGTCTCGTCGGGTTCGAGCGCGTACTCGTCGAACTCCGAGTCGAGGTCGGCGTGGTCGGTCGCGGGCAGCTGGACGTTGCGGACGGCGATCTCGCCCTGCACCGCCGGCGAGAGGACGAAATCGAGGAACTCGAAGCCAAGCGCCGGCGAGTCCGAGGCCTCGAACACGGCCATCCCCTCCGGGTTGGCGTACCCCTGTCCGTTCGGGAACGCGACCTGGTGGCGGCTCATGTCCTGGTCGTAGCGGTTGGCGTACACCTGGTCGGTGGAGTAGGAGACCACCATCGGGCGCTCGCCCTGGCTGTACGCGTCGTAGGAGTCGCTCCACGAGCTGGAGATCCGCACGTCGTTGTCGACCAGGTCCCGCCAGTAGTCGAGGTAGCCGTCCTCGCCGTATCCGTCGACGGTCCACAGCATGAACGCCCGGCCGGGGTCGCTGTCCTGGGCGTTCTGGGCCAGCAACGTGCCATCGTAGGGGTCGGCCGTCAGGTCGTCCAGGCTCGTCGGCTCGTCGACCTCGTTCTCGTCGTACACGAGCGCGATGTAGCCGGTGTCGTACGGGATCGCCCGCGACTGCGGGTCGAACCGGAGGTCGTCCTTCACGGCGCCTCCGTTCTCCAGTTCGTACACGTCGCTGCTCATGAACAGCGAGTCGTCGAGTTCCCGGTCGGCGACGACGAGGTCGTCGACGTTCAGCCCGAGGTAGACGTCGGCGTCGATGCTCGCGTCCCGGCCCGCCCGCTGGACGTACTCGTTGACGCCGTTCTCCGCGACCTTCCAGTTCAGGGTCACGTCCGGGAACTCCTCCTCGAACCGCTCTTTCACCCACTGGCCGGGGCTGCTGCTGGGCGAGTCCACGAACGCGCTGTAGGTGGCGACGGTGAGTTCCCCCTCGAAGCTCTCCGGGGTGGTCAGCGTCTCCACGTCGTCCCCGTCGTCGCCGCCGTTGCCGTCGTCGGTCTGCGTTATGCACCCTGCGAGCGCCGTGCCGGCGACGCCGGCGGTCGCCGTCAGGAAGGTTCGCCGTCTCATTACTCGGTGGTTGAACTGGGTGGTCTTAACGTCGGTGATCCGCGACGGCGTCGGTGGGCGGGGGTCGCCGTCCCCGGCCCGCCGTCGGATGGGGGGGCGTGGCGGAACGGTTTTGTCACCGGGGCGAGAGCACAAACCGTGTCACGCAGTCGTCGGTACGTGCTCTCGGGGGTCGTCGCCGCGCTCGCGCTCGTCGCGGCGTTCATCCTCCGGGACGTGCTCGCAACGGTGTTTTTCGCGGTCACGGTGGCGGCGGTCTTCGCGCCGGTGTACCGCCGGCTGGTCGCCCGCGGCGTCCCGGCGTGGTGGGCGAGCGTCGCCACGTCCGCGCTCGCCTTCCTCTCGGCGCTGGCCGTGTTCACGCCGCTGGTCGGCGTGCTGTACCGCCGCCGCGACCAGTTGCTCGACCTGTTCCGCAGCCTGCCCTCCGCGGTCGAGATCGAGTTCCTCGGTTACAGCCGGGTCATCGAAGCGGGCGAGGCGCGGTCGATCGTCGCGGGGTATCTGGGGGACATCGCGGTCGACGTCGCCGCCGCGACGCCGGTGCTCGGGATCAAGTTCGCGCTGTTTGCGTTCGTCGTGTTCGGCTTCCTGCTGGGGAGCGACCGCGCCTACCGCGCGGCCGTCGGGACCGTTCCCGTCGAGTACCGCGGCGTCGTCGAGGCGCTCCACGAGCGCGCCCGGTCGACGCTGTTCGCCATCTACGTGCTCCAGGCCGCGACCGCGCTGGGCACGTTCGCCGTCGCGCTCGTGCTGTTCCTGGCGCTTGGCTACTCCGGCGCGGTGACGCTCGCGGTCGTCGCGGGCGTGCTCCAGTTCCTCCCCATCGTCGGGCCGAGCGTCCTGCTCGGCGTGCTCGTGGCGTACGAACTGCTCGCCGGAAACGTCGCGATGGCGGCGCTGGTCGGCGTCGCCGGGGCGGTGTTCGTCGGCTACCTCCCCGACGTTGTCATCCGGTCGCGGCTCGCGCGCCGGAGCGCCGACATGCCGAGCACGCTGTATTTCATCGGCTTCACCGGCGGCCTGCTCACCCTCGGCCCGATCGGGATCATCGCCGGCCCGCTCGCGGTGGCCCTGCTCGTCGAGGGGGTCGAACTGCTGTCGGCGGAGACGGGCGGCTACCGGCAGTCGACGCTCACGGAGGACGGGGGGACGGATGCCGAGGGACCGGACGATGCCGACGAAACGGACGGACCGGCGTCGGACGACGACCCGCCCGCCGCGCCGTCCGACTCCCCCGCCCCGCCGGGGCCGGGCGACGCCCCGAGCGACGCGGAGTGAAGGGGCCAGTCGGACCGCCGGACGTCGGCCCGCCTCAGTCGTCGGCGGGCACGGCGTCCGGCCGGAACTCCCGGCTGATCGCCTTCCACTTCCCCGTGGCGAACCGCCGGTAGTTGATCGCCGCCGGGACGGCCGTCTCCGCGACGAACGAGAGGTACAGCCCGGCGATCCCGAGCGCCGTCGTCGCGCCGAGGTAGGCAAGCGGGAGCGCGACGGCGAACATCCCGACCGCCTGGCTGTAGAACGGCCAGCGCGTGTCGCCGCTGGCGTCAAGCGGCCCCGCGGTCGCGCCCTTCACCGCCTGCGGGATCGAGGCGACGCAGGCGGCGTACACGAACGCCGTCGCCACCGGCACGGACGGGTCGCCGGCGTCGCCGACGAACGCGATGGCGATGGGCCGTGCGAACAGGCCGATCGCGACCGCGGCGACGGCGTACGTCGCCACCGAGAAGCGGATCACGTCGCGGGCGTACGCCTCGGCGGCGCGCTCGTCCTCGCCGCCGAGTTCCTGCCCGACGAGGCTGGAGGCGGCCAGCCCGAAGCCCCACCCCGGCGTGTTCATGATCCCCCAGATGCGGCGGGCGATGACGTAGCCGGCCACGACCGTCGGGCCGAACAGGCCCACGATGGCGAGCATCGGGAACTTCGCGACGGTCCACACGAGGTTCCGGCCGACGACCGGGAGCCCGATGTCGAAGAGGTCGCGGAGGACGCCCCGGTCGACGTACCGCCCGGCGAACCGCACGCTGACGCCCAGGTCGCCCGTGCCGGGGAGCCGCCCGGCCGCCAGCCCGACGGCGAACGCCGTCGTGACGAGGACGTTGGCGGCGACCGTCCCCAGCGCCGCGCCGACGACCCCCATCCCCAGTCCGAAGATCAGGACGGCGTTGCCGACGACGTTGGCGACCGCGCCGCCCGCCCGGACCAGCATCGGCGTGTACGCGTCGTCCATCCCGATGTAGATCCGGCTGCCGACGAGGTTGAGCCCCGCGAAGGGCACGCCGAACGCGAGCACGCGCAGGTAGTCCGCGCCGAGGCGGATCGTCCGCGCGTCGTCGGACATCACCCCGATGAGGTCGGCGGGAAACAGGTAGAAGGCGACGGCGACGGGGACGGTCACCGCGAGGACGAGCGCCACGGAGGTGCGGATCGCCTGCCCCAGTTCGCCGTGGGCGTCGGCCCCGTAGCGCTGGGAGACCAGCGCGATGGTGCCGCCGGCGAACCCGCCGCCGAGCGAGAACGCGATCCCCCAGTACGGCGTGGCGAAGCCGACGCCGGCGATGGCGAGCGGGCCGACCGCCAGCCCCACCATCGCCACGTCGACGGCGTTTTTCGACATCCGCGCGATCCCGGTGAGGATCCGCGGCCAGGCCAACTCCGTCGTCCGGCGCGCCCGCTCGCCGGAGATCAGGCCGGCGCGGGCGAGCGCGAGGCCGATCCAGAGGACGACCAGCCGGACGGGGTTCGGAACGCGTCGCACGGCGGATCGTATTTCGAACCGAAACAAAGGGGTTGCGATGCGAACGCCGTTCGTTTCGGACCCACACACCCCGTCACGCCCGCACTCGCCCCGAACGAGTCGTTTCACGCAAGCCGAATCCGGCTGCTATAGCGACGGCTCCCGGCGCGGACGGGACGGCCGCCCGGACCCGACGCGTCAGCCCGCGACCGCCGGCCCGCGGGCGGCGTCGGCCCGGAGCGGCGGCGGCGCGAGCGCCTCGGACTCGTTGTCGTCGCCGTCCCCGGTCTCCTCGACGACGTAGCGCTGGCCGGCCATCGGTTCGAGCAGGCTGTCGACCGGCGCGCGGTCGTCCCGGAGGACGGGCACGCCGTCCGTCTCGGCCGACCGCTCGAAGTTCGCTATCTCGTCGGACAGGTCGAGCCCCACGTCGCGCTCCTCGTTGCGTTCCCGTAGCTCCGCCTCGGTGAGTTGCCCGTCGCGTTTGGTCGCCATCAGCTCGATGTTCTGGACGGACGCCGCGCCCGCCGTCGGGAAGGCGTACACCTGCGGGAACGCCCGCTCCATCGTCTTGTACTCCGCGCGGTAGAACTTCGAGGCCGGCCCGTTCCGGGCGGAGATGACGTTGGCCAGCAGGACGCCGTCCTCGTCGAGGCGGTCGTTCGCCAGTTGCATGAACTCGACCGTGGTCAGCTGGAACGGCACCTTGTCCCGCTTGTACGCGTCGAGGACGATCAGGTCGTACGTCTTCTCGGTCTCCTGCAGGTACTGGCGGCCGCCCTCGTTGTACACGTTCAGCTGGTCGGTCTCGGGGACGCGGAAGTACTCGCGGGCGACGTCTATCACCTCAGGGTCTATCTCGGCCACGTCGACGGTCGCGTTGTACTCCTCGACGAACCGCTTCGGGCCGGTGAAACCGCCGCCGCCGACGAACAGCACCCGGTCCACGTCGTCGGCGACGAGCATGGGGACGTGGAAGTACCGCGTGTACTCGAACACGTGGCGGGTCGGGGCGTCCTTGTCCATCGCGCTGTGGCGCTGGCCGTCGAGGTACAGCGTCCGCGTGTCGCCGCTGTCGATGACCTCTAGCTCCTGGTACGGCGTCTGGGTCTGGTACACCACCTCGCCGCGGACGGAGTAGCCGACCGCCGGGGCCAGCACGGCGGCGACCAGCAGCAGCGTCACGACGGCGACGGCGGCCGCCGGCCGGCGCTCCGGCGAGGGAAAGAGCAGCCACGCCGCGGTCACGACGAGGGAGGCGCCGAAGGCGAGGCCGATCAGGTCGACCGACAGCGACGGGATCAGGAAGTACGTCGTCCCGAACGCGCCGACGAGGCTCCCCACGGTGCCGACGGCGTACACGTGGCCGGAGGCCGCGCCGATCCCGTCCGCCCGCGTCAGTTCGGCCCCGTACGGGCTGATGAACCCGAGCAGGTACGTCGGCGGGCCGAACAGGAGGACGATGGCGGGCAGCGACGCGTAGCGCGCCGGGAGCGGGAACGCCGCCGCGCTCGCGAGCAGGAGGTCGCCGGCGAAGATGAGCACCGCGACGTAGCCGGCCGTGCCGGCGAGCAGGACCGCCAGCCGCTCGTTGGTCGCCTCCGTGGCGGCGCGTTTCCCGCCGACGTGGTAGCCGAGGCTCAGCGCGGCGAGGAACACGCCGATGATGCTCCCCCAGGTGTAGATGCTGCTCCCGAACTGCGGGGCCACGACCCGCCCCGCGAGTATCTCCAGCCCCATGCTGGCGACGCCGGAGACGAACACCGCCGTCTCCGGCTTCGACGGCGCGGCGGGGACACGGCCTGACGTGCTTTCCATCGGGCGGTCCAAGGGGCCAAGCGGCACTAAGCGTTGGGGAACCGGCCCCGGCCGCGCCGTCGCGTGGACCCCTCGCTTTTCACCGGCGGGACGGTCACACGTACATGGCCACGATAGCGTCGTTTACCGTTCCGGCGGACGCCTTCCCGCTGGGGAGCCTGTTCGAGGACCTCCCGGCGGCGACGATGGAACTGGACCGCATCGTCCCGACGACGGACACGGTGATCCCGTACGTCTGGGTCCGGAACGCCGCGGTCGACGACGTCGCCGCGGCCATCGGGGCACACCCCGACCTGGCCGGGATGGAACTGGTCGACACGACGCCGGACGTGTCGCTGTACCGGGTGGCGTGGGACAGCGACGCACGCGGCCTCGTCACCTGCATCGCCGACAGTGACGCGTCGCTGCTGCGCGCGACCGGGACGGCCGCGGAGTGGACCTTCGAACTCCGCGGCGACGACGCCGACGCGGTCGCGGACTTCCGGCGGCGCTGTGTGGCCTGCGGCGTCGACGTCACGCTCACGCGCCTGCACACGCTCTCGGAGAACGAACTGGGCGGCCGGTACGGCCTGACGCCGGCACAGCGGGAGGCGCTGTTGCTCGCCTTCGAGGAGGGGTACTACGACGACCCCCGGGCGACGACCCTGCAGGAACTGGCCGACCGCTTCGGCATCTCCCGGACGGCGGTGTCGGCGCGGCTGAAACGCGGCTACCGCAACCTCATCGGCAGCACGCTCGTCCCGGCGGCCGACGGCGAGTAGCCGGGGGTACCGCCGCGTGGTCGGATCCCCACTTGAACACCTTCCATAGTGAACCTCCGCGTTGAACCCCGGCGGTGGCATAGCCGTGGTACGAAATGTCTTCCCGAAACACCTCCCCGTTCGACGCGCTTCCGTTCGACTACGAGATGGAGCCGGCCGAACGGTTCAGCGAGGCCGTCGTCAGCGCCGTGACCGCGGTTTCGGGCTACGAGCCGGTCGCCCTGCCGGACGGCGACGGCCGCGTCCTCCCGCCGCTGTACGACTTCGTCGACCCGGACGCCCTCGACACGCTGCTCGGGCGGACGCCGGACGACGGCCCCGGGGCGGACCGCCTGCGGTTCGACTACGACGAGTTCGAGGTGACCGTCGAGGCGGCCGGGACGGTCCGGGTCCGGACGCGCTGAGTTCCCCCGCCCAGCTTTCTCCCCGCTTTCCCCGGTCCCGGCAGAACGAAAACGGGTTTAACCAGGCTCGCGGATCCCCACCCATGATTATCAGCGGGTCCGCGTCGCAGTCGCTCTCGGCCGAACTGGCCGCCGAACTCGACGAGGCGCTCGCCCCCGTCGAGTTCGAGCGCTTCCCGGACGGCGAACTGATCGCACGGGTCGGCGACGTCTCGCCGG
It encodes:
- a CDS encoding thiamine ABC transporter substrate-binding protein; its protein translation is MRRRTFLTATAGVAGTALAGCITQTDDGNGGDDGDDVETLTTPESFEGELTVATYSAFVDSPSSSPGQWVKERFEEEFPDVTLNWKVAENGVNEYVQRAGRDASIDADVYLGLNVDDLVVADRELDDSLFMSSDVYELENGGAVKDDLRFDPQSRAIPYDTGYIALVYDENEVDEPTSLDDLTADPYDGTLLAQNAQDSDPGRAFMLWTVDGYGEDGYLDYWRDLVDNDVRISSSWSDSYDAYSQGERPMVVSYSTDQVYANRYDQDMSRHQVAFPNGQGYANPEGMAVFEASDSPALGFEFLDFVLSPAVQGEIAVRNVQLPATDHADLDSEFDEYALEPDETVMFDYETLSGSLDGWVSEWAREIAGN
- a CDS encoding AI-2E family transporter, producing MSRSRRYVLSGVVAALALVAAFILRDVLATVFFAVTVAAVFAPVYRRLVARGVPAWWASVATSALAFLSALAVFTPLVGVLYRRRDQLLDLFRSLPSAVEIEFLGYSRVIEAGEARSIVAGYLGDIAVDVAAATPVLGIKFALFAFVVFGFLLGSDRAYRAAVGTVPVEYRGVVEALHERARSTLFAIYVLQAATALGTFAVALVLFLALGYSGAVTLAVVAGVLQFLPIVGPSVLLGVLVAYELLAGNVAMAALVGVAGAVFVGYLPDVVIRSRLARRSADMPSTLYFIGFTGGLLTLGPIGIIAGPLAVALLVEGVELLSAETGGYRQSTLTEDGGTDAEGPDDADETDGPASDDDPPAAPSDSPAPPGPGDAPSDAE
- a CDS encoding MATE family efflux transporter, translated to MRRVPNPVRLVVLWIGLALARAGLISGERARRTTELAWPRILTGIARMSKNAVDVAMVGLAVGPLAIAGVGFATPYWGIAFSLGGGFAGGTIALVSQRYGADAHGELGQAIRTSVALVLAVTVPVAVAFYLFPADLIGVMSDDARTIRLGADYLRVLAFGVPFAGLNLVGSRIYIGMDDAYTPMLVRAGGAVANVVGNAVLIFGLGMGVVGAALGTVAANVLVTTAFAVGLAAGRLPGTGDLGVSVRFAGRYVDRGVLRDLFDIGLPVVGRNLVWTVAKFPMLAIVGLFGPTVVAGYVIARRIWGIMNTPGWGFGLAASSLVGQELGGEDERAAEAYARDVIRFSVATYAVAAVAIGLFARPIAIAFVGDAGDPSVPVATAFVYAACVASIPQAVKGATAGPLDASGDTRWPFYSQAVGMFAVALPLAYLGATTALGIAGLYLSFVAETAVPAAINYRRFATGKWKAISREFRPDAVPADD
- a CDS encoding spermidine synthase, giving the protein MESTSGRVPAAPSKPETAVFVSGVASMGLEILAGRVVAPQFGSSIYTWGSIIGVFLAALSLGYHVGGKRAATEATNERLAVLLAGTAGYVAVLIFAGDLLLASAAAFPLPARYASLPAIVLLFGPPTYLLGFISPYGAELTRADGIGAASGHVYAVGTVGSLVGAFGTTYFLIPSLSVDLIGLAFGASLVVTAAWLLFPSPERRPAAAVAVVTLLLVAAVLAPAVGYSVRGEVVYQTQTPYQELEVIDSGDTRTLYLDGQRHSAMDKDAPTRHVFEYTRYFHVPMLVADDVDRVLFVGGGGFTGPKRFVEEYNATVDVAEIDPEVIDVAREYFRVPETDQLNVYNEGGRQYLQETEKTYDLIVLDAYKRDKVPFQLTTVEFMQLANDRLDEDGVLLANVISARNGPASKFYRAEYKTMERAFPQVYAFPTAGAASVQNIELMATKRDGQLTEAELRERNEERDVGLDLSDEIANFERSAETDGVPVLRDDRAPVDSLLEPMAGQRYVVEETGDGDDNESEALAPPPLRADAARGPAVAG
- a CDS encoding helix-turn-helix domain-containing protein; translation: MATIASFTVPADAFPLGSLFEDLPAATMELDRIVPTTDTVIPYVWVRNAAVDDVAAAIGAHPDLAGMELVDTTPDVSLYRVAWDSDARGLVTCIADSDASLLRATGTAAEWTFELRGDDADAVADFRRRCVACGVDVTLTRLHTLSENELGGRYGLTPAQREALLLAFEEGYYDDPRATTLQELADRFGISRTAVSARLKRGYRNLIGSTLVPAADGE
- a CDS encoding HalOD1 output domain-containing protein, whose protein sequence is MSSRNTSPFDALPFDYEMEPAERFSEAVVSAVTAVSGYEPVALPDGDGRVLPPLYDFVDPDALDTLLGRTPDDGPGADRLRFDYDEFEVTVEAAGTVRVRTR